The Thiomicrorhabdus lithotrophica DNA segment CGATTGCTCGGAAAAACTTTTCGGTAGTCGAGTTTATTAATGCCGAATACCATAATCTCAAAACCGAACTAAAAGAAGTTTTATTAGATGCAAACAACCTCAATACTCAACGGGCAACTGAAATCGTAGCAGAGTTAGCCGAACTGGATAAAAAACGTATGACACTGACAATGGAATGCGCTTTTGGTTTAAAACAAGCACTAGGGAAAGAGACGTTTCAAGAAATTGTATCAACCTTAGAGTTTCAAAGCCATTAAGCAACAAATTCATAAAGTGATTTGAAGTTACCCTATGCTCACATTGTATTAAAGGCCACAGGGCATGCCACTATGCTCACATTGTATTAAAGGCCACAGAGCATGCCACTATGCTCACAATATACGGATAGCCAGAGAATATACCAGGCCTGGTTACTTCTAAATATTGAATTAAACCAGGTAAATCCTTTGTCTAAACCTATAAACAACAATCAGATTGTTTACACCTTCTAATTCAAAACCTTTGCCTTAAAATAAAATGTACCAAAAGGTATTAAAGACGCTAAAAAACCTAAAAAGCCTTTCACCTCTGAAATCTGACCTTTAAACACATGATAAAAAAGCACGATATTAAAGGCAATAAACAAACCACCATGGGCACGTCCTACTAAGCTCACATACTCAGGCATACCAAATTGATATTTAAGCGGCATCGCAACAAACAGTAAAAGCAACAAAGAGGTCCCTTCTAATAACGCCATAAATTTCAAAAACTTCATACTCAATTCCTTTTCTCCAGACAATAAAAAACCGGGAATAAAATCCCGGTTTTTCTAATAACTCAATTTATAAGTCATTTCGTTTCTAAAGTGCGTGTACTCAAGGTGAGAAATGTGAGTTTACAAATGTAAACGTCCATTTCTCTAACGCAGAAGACGCGTGCTTTAGAGACGACAATGGCTATAAATTATGCCATTGCTTTGATGCGAGCGTTGATACGGCTCTTAGAACGTGCAGCTTTGTTTTTAGCAATGATGCCTTTACGTGACATACCATCTAATTTTGACTGAGCTGAACGGAAAGCAACGTTTGCTGCTTCTTTATCACCAGCTTCGATTGCTGCTAATACTTTTTTAACTGCTGTACGCATGTCTGAACGTTGTGCAACGTTCTTGATACGACTTTTCTCTGCTTGACGTGCGCGCTTTGCTGCCTGTGCTGAATTTGCCATTTGTATTTCTCCCGAAATATTGTTTTTACGTGTTAACGATCCGTAGACCTATCATTAACATTTAACACAACATTGCTCTATGCGTACACAGAAACAATGACTACGATGTAATAAGAGCGAGAATTATCCACATTTAGGTAGACTGGGTCAAGCCAAAACCAAAGATACTTTATAAAAATTAATAAGTTATTAACTCAAACTCTACTTCCAATCTGCGTAACCACCTAATAACACTCTTACATTTTCATAACCCACTAGCTTTAAAGCAAAGTGGGCTTTTGAAGACAGTAAACCTGAATCACAATAAAGCACCACCGTTTTATCTGTTGGAATCTCATCCAAATGATGCAAAGTCTGACGCCACTCAATATTGATTGCGCCTTGAATGTGCTCAGCTTCAAAACGCGCTTTACTGCGAGCATCAATAATAAAGAGGTTATCCATACCTAGAGACTTCACCTGCGCTTGAGTAATGGTGCCATCAGAATAGGAAGCAAACTCCATATATCCTATCAATTTTTCAGTTATTGGACTTTGTTCAGCATAACTATAACTTGCTGAAATTATTAGCGTAAACCCTAGAAATATTTTTAGTAGCATATTCGTTTTTACGTCCTTTTAAAAAATATGAGGGTTATTTACTCTCTATGATATGGATGATTATTTATGACGGAATAAGCACGGTAAATTTGTTCCGCCACTAAGATACGTACCATGGGATGTGGCATTGTAAGTTTAGACAAACCCCATTTCCATTTAGCTTGTTGGATTAGACTTTGTTCTAACCCATCTGGCCCACCAACGATTAGAGCAACGTCTTGCCCGCTAGCTAACCAATCTTCTAATTTAACCGCTAACCCCTTAGTGGTCACTTGCTCACCATGTTCATCTAACACAATCAACTGCGCGCCTTTTGGAATAGCGGCCAGAATTTTTTTGGCTTCTTCGGCTTTATATTTATCTGCAGAACCCGTTTTACCACGTTGTGCCATTGGCAATTCAACCAGCTTAATGGCACATGATTTCGGCAGGCGTTTAGCATACTCTGCATAACCATCTTGCACCCATTTTGGCATTTTTTGGCCGACGGTAATAAAGTGAATAACCATAAAAAATCAAACTTATCCTAAAATGAAGAATTTATTCTGCTTCTACTTCAGCAGCAGCTTGGCTTTTTACATCCCAAAGTTTTTCCAACGCATAATGTGCACGTGCACCTTCTGTCATCACATGAACAATCGCATTACCTAAATCCACTAAAACCCAGTCAGGCTGGGGTCCTGCCTCTACACCTAAAGGTTGTTCACCCGCATCTTTAAACGCTTTCTCAACGTGAGCACCTAATGATTTTACATGTGTCGTTGATGTACCTGTTGCAACAACCATTAGGTCTGCAAAACTACTGATACCCTTAACATCCATTACTTGAATATCGCGGCCTTTTGAATCTTCTAATGTGTTAACAATTAGCGCTTCAACTTCTTTTATATCCATACTCATTGAACTATTGTTCTCCTTAATCGAACATCAATTTTTTGTCTTTTATTTTGGCCAATACCATTATTTAGGTTGGTAAAGGCCATGTTTATTTATATATTCCATAACGCACGACGGCAGCAAATATTCTGCTGACTGCCCTGCTTGTAGATGGTTTCGCACGAGAGTTGAACTAATATCTAATTGCGTTACATCCATATCTCTTATCTGTCCATGTGTTTGAGTAAATTGATCTACATGGTGCTTTTGATAAATTTCACCTGACTTACCGCTCTGAGGCACGGGTTCTCTTGGCCTATGCATAACCAAAATATTAGCAAGTTCAAGAATTCTTTGCCAATTATGCCAAGAATCAAATTTTGCAAAGGCATCCGTTCCCATCATTAAGACCAAACCGTAATCAGCGAACTGTTCTTTTAGAGTGGCTAAAGTATCTACCATATAGGATGGACCGCCTTTGTCCATTTCAATGGTATCTAATGCAAACTTAGGCTGTTTGCTAATAGCTAAACGTATCATTTCGCTACGTTGTTGCGCAGAAACATGTGGCTGACCTTTATGAACTGGTCGATAACACGGAACAAAACGCACCTGTTCTAAACCCAGTATTTGCATGACTTCTAGCGCTGGACGCAAATGACCATAGTGTACAGGGTCAAAAGTACCGCCATTTATACCAATTAACTTCATGAAAAATGGCGATTTTTAATGAGCTTATCCACGAATAGAACCATCGCCTAATACAATGTATTTTTGCGAAGTTAACCCTTCCAGGCCAACTGGCCCGCGAGCATGGAACTTATCCGTACTGATACCAATTTCTGCACCTAGACCGTATTCAAAGCCATCCGCAAAACGAGTGGATGCATTAACCATAACCGAGCTTGAATCCACCTCAGCTAAAAAGCGGCGTGATGTGCTTAGATTTTCAGTAATAATTGATTCTGTATGACCCGAGCTGTACTGAGCAATATGATCCATCGCTTCATTGGCATCAGCCACCACTTTAATCGATAAAATCGCGGCAAGGTATTCCGTTGCCCAATCTTCGTCAGTTGCTTCATTAGCCGTAATAATTTGACGAGTTTTTGCACAACCACGCAATTCCACACCTTTTTCTGTGTACATTTCAGCCAGTATCGGCAAGATAGTTTGCGCTTGAGACTCGGCTACTAGCAAGGTTTCCATCGCATTACACACACCATATCGATGCGTTTTTGAGTTAAATGCGACTTTAACCGCTTTATCTTGGTCAGCATCATCATCGATATACACGTGACAAATACCATCAAGGTGTTTAATAACAGGCACTCGCGCACCTTCGCTAATGCGTTCAATCAAGCCTTTACCACCACGCGGAATAATCACATCTACAAATTTTGGCATCGCAATCAACTCACCCACTGCCGCTCTATCCGTCGTTTCGACTACCTGTACAGAAGCGACTGGTAAACCTGCCGCTTTTAAACCGACCTGAATACATGATGCTAAAGCTTGGTTAGAAAAAGTTGCTTCAGAACCGCCTCGTAAAATAGCCGCATTACCCGACTTTAAACATAAAGCCGCAGCATCAATGGTCACGTTAGGACGAGATTCGTAAATAATACCAACAACCCCTAAAGGCACACGCATCTTACCAATCTGAATACCTGATGGGCGATAGCTCATATCGCTGATTTCACCAACTGGATCTTGTAAAGCGGCAATTTGACGCAAACCTTCTGCCATGCCTGCAATACCCGCATCAGTAATCGCTAAACGATCTAACATCGCAGCATCCAAACCATTCGCTTTACCATTCGCCAAATCTTTAGCGTTTTCTGATTTTAACTGTTCGGCCGAATCTTCAATTGCAGATGCCATCGCTAATAAAGCGGCATTTTTCTCTTGAGTAGTTGCACGCACTAAAGCACGAGAAGCTTTACGAGCTTGCTCACCTAAATTTGTCATATACGCTTTTACATTCATCAACGGACTCTCTTTATTTTTGTTCTAATTTCGGTACTGATTTTTTGTATATCTACCAGGCCTGGTAATAACTTTATCTTGCGATTTTTGTCACTAAATCCGACAAGTTAAACCAAACTTCGTGATCATTTAATGTGGGTTTTATGCCTTTAATCATCATGTCAATTTGCAAGGCTTGTTTTAATAAGCCTTGCCATTGCTGCAAGCTATGGCGCTGAATGGCTTTTGAGTATTCACCTTGGCGTGACTGCCAAATACGACACTTTTGAAACGCTTGATTTAAAGAAACTTGCTGCGTTAATTGCGCCAACTCAATTAACTGTCTTATCTCTTTAGACAATAGCCACAATATAACTGGTGCCTCAATGCCCTCTTGCTGCAGACGTGACAACATTTGCACACTATAAGCCGCGTTGCCATTTAACATCGCCGTAGCCAAAGCAAACAACTGGTAATGCGCTTGGTCAACAACATGATCTAAAATATGCTGAGCAGTAATCACTGAACCAGCAGGTAAACTCAACGAGAGTTTAGTTATCTCTTGGTCAGCCGCCAATAAATTGCCTTCCACTCTGTCTGCCAAAAGGCTTGCCGCTTCTGGTTCTAGAGATAAACCCTGTTTTTGCGCTTGGTTTTGACACCAACCTGGCAGTTGATTAATGGGGACAGGTTTAGCCTGAACTACCAGGCCTGCTGATTCTATTGATGTAACCCATTTTGCTTTGCTCTGGCGACTATCTAAACGCTCACACAACACCACTAAAACAATTTCTGGCGGTAAAGCCTGCGTAAAGGCGCACCAATCTTGAAAGAACTTACCGCCCTCTCTACCAGGTGAGCCTTTAGGCATGTTAATCAAAATCATTCGAGTTTCTGCAAATAGCGAACCCGCTTGGGTATCCATCTGCAAATTCTGCCAATCAAAGTTAGCGTCTACATCGTAACTTTCGCTTGCCATGTAGCCCAAAGACAATAACTGTTTGCGTAACCCATCTAGGCTATCTCGTAAAAACAGTGGTTCTTCACCGTACAACAAATAGATTGGTTTTACATCTACGTTAGGGCTATTTAACTGATTTAAAAATGCACTCGCTAAAATCAAAATTGACTCTTTTTATCATTAAATGACAATCGATAATTCAACATGCGTTATTTAACTTCACCTTGTGAACTAGGCTGACTATTAGCCTGCATAGCACGTCGAACTCTGTCTAGAATTTGACGCGCCAAATCTTCAGTCATAGTTTTTTTAATGCTACGTAACTCACTATCGGAAGACAAAACCGCAGCTGTATTTATCTGTCTATCGCGGTAAACCGAACTAGAGTCTGAAACAATGTTTTGGCCTGTTACCAAATCAATCACTTTAAATGATTGAGTCATTTTAAGCAGCTCAGAAGTAGTGTCACCCAAACCACTGGTGCTAGTTCTTGACGCAGTATAATTCGTTGCCAACAATTTAATCTGAACTTCGGCTGTTTGGTTATCTAATAACTCAACACCAGAATACTTTAGTTGACGTTCCAATGCCGCTTCAATATCTGGCATTACACCTGCACTTACTTCAATTTGAGCAGACTTAAAGGTTAAAGCGCCTACTGACCCCATGCCTCGCAAATGGAATCCACAAGCGGATAATTGAGCTACCAACAAAAACAACAGAGAATAAAGTCCAAGTTTTTTCAGCATCAAATTAACCTTTCACCACCAAGTTAACTAATCGGCCAGGAACCACAATCTCTTTAACTAACTCTTTACCATCAATAAACTTAAGTACGGCTTCGTTTGCTTTTGCAGCAGCCAAAACAACCTCTTTACTTGCATCTACAGCCACTTCAATTTTGCCACGAAGTTTTCCATTTACCTGAACCATTAACTCTATTTCAGATTTAACTAAAGCAGATTCATCTACCGTTGGCCAAGTCGCATCTACCACTAACCCGGTTTTACCTAATGATTCCCATAGGCTTTGCGCCATATGAGGTGTCATTGGAGACAACATTAGCACTAAAATCTCTAAGGCTTCTTGCATTACGCCACGCGCTTCTGCCGACTCTTCATCAAATTTAGACAGTTCGTTCATTAATTCCATACAAGCGGCAATCGCTGTATTGAATGTCTGTCGACGTCCCATATCATCTGTAACTTTCTGCAGGGTTTCATGCAGCTTTAAACGTATGGCTTTCGCTTCTTTACTTAAACCCTCTGAACTATTTGCAGAAGTTACCAGGCCTGTCTCTAAGTGAGAATGCACCTGACGCCAAACACGATTCAAGAAACGATACGCTCCCTCAACCCCTTTATCAGACCACTCTAAACTCTGTTCCGGAGGCGCGGCAAACATGATAAATAGTCGCACCGTATCAGCACCAAACTTCTCAATCAAACCTTGTGGGTCAACGGTATTACCTTTTGACTTAGACATCTTCGTTCCATCAAGTAAAACCATACCTTGAGTTAACAAGTTCTTAAATGGCTCATCCGACTTAACGAGCCCTTGGTCACGCATTAATTTGTGGAAGAAACGTGCATACAAAAGATGCAAAATAGCGTGTTCAATCCCACCGATATACTGATCAACTGGTGCCCAGTAATCAGCACGTTCATCTAACATCGCTTCTGAATTGTCTTTTGAAGTATAACGAGCGTGATACCAAGAGGATTCAAAGAAGGTATCAAAGGTATCTGTCTCGCGTTTTGCACGACCACCACATTGTGGACACTCACAGTTTTTAAAACTATCCATTTTAGCCAATGGTGAACCAGAACCATCTGGTACAACATCTTCTGGCAACTTAACGGGCAACTGCTCTTCTGGCACGGGTAAAGCACCACAAGCTGGGCAGTAAATAACCGGAATTGGACAACCCCAATAACGCTGACGAGAAATACCCCAATCACGTAAACGGTAGTTAGTTTGCTTTTCACCTAGGTTTTTCTCACCTAAGACTTTAGCCATTTCATGCAGTGCTTGCTTAGACTTTAAACCATCAAACTGACCAGAATTAACTAAGATGCCTTTTTCGGTAAACGCCGCTTCAGACACATCTGCCATTTCGTCGGCACTTGGCGCAATAACGGCCTTAATGGGTAAGTCATACGCCTTAGCAAATTCATAGTCACGTTGGTCGTGTGCAGGAACAGACATAACCGCACCCGTTCCATACCCCATCAATACAAAGTTAGCCGCCCAAACGGGCACAATCTCACCAGTGATTGGGTGAGCAACTCTAATGCCTGTATCGACACCTTTCTTCTCCATCGTTTCCATGTCTGCTTCCGCAGTAGAAACGTGAGAACACTCTTCAATAAAGCGCTCTAAAGGCTCATTATTAACCGCTGCCTTTTGAGATAGTGGATGATCTGCCGCTACAGCAAGATAAGTCACCCCCATCAAGGTATCTGGACGAGTCGTATACACATCTAAGTTACCGTCTTGCCCTTCAATTGGGAATGAGATTTGCAGACCTGTTGATTTACCAATCCAGTTTTTCTGCATGGTTTTAACTTGCTCTGGCCAACCATCCAGTTTATCTAAACCTTCTAGTAACTCTTCAGCGTAATCAGTAATACGCAAGAACCACTGAGCAATCTCTTTACGCTCTACAGGAGCGCCTGAACGCCAACCCTTTCCATCAATAACCTGTTCGTTAGCCAAAACCGTCATATCGACTGGATCCCAGTTCACGACTGACAACTTGCGATAAACCAAACCTTTTTCCATTAGCTTAGTGAATAACCACTGCTCCCAACGGTAATATTCTGGGTGACAAGTAGCCACTTCACGCGTCCAGTCATATCCTAAACCTAAAGACTTTAGCTGCTCACGCATGTAGTCAATATTTTCATAAGTCCACTTAGCGGGCGCAACGTCATGTTGCATTGCTGCGTTTTCTGCTGGAAGACCAAACGCATCCCAACCCATCGGTTGAAGTACATTTTTACCTTGTAGACGCTGAAAGCGAGAAATGACATCACCAATGGTGTAGTTACGCACATGCCCCATGTGTAGCTTTCCACTTGGGTACGGAAACATGGACAGACAGTAATATTTCTCTTTACTCTCATCTTCGGTCACCACAAAGGTCTGGTTTTCATCCCAAGTTTTTTGGATATCGGCTTCAAGTTGTTGCGGGTTATACTGAACTTCTGACATGATGTTTTTCTTCTACTTCTTAAACGGTTATCACAGGTTAAATTTGGTGTTCTAAATTCAACTTGCTAATTAAATTAAATAAGTTCAATATTATAGTTGAAAGCGTCCATTAACAGGAGAAAATAATGAGCGAAAACAAAATGCTCAAAGCATATCGTGCCCTTTTAAATCATGCGAAGGAATTTGCAGTAAAAGCAGAAAACAAAACTTGGGACACTTTAGGTGAAGGTATTGAAAAAGCAGAGCAAGCAGATCACGCCTTAGCGGAGTTAAGTGCGCAAGAATTTAAACAAGTTCAAGAAGATTTACGCGCTGATTTAAATCAAACTGCTGAATATCTCGCGGAAGTGGAGCAGGGGGTTGAGGAGTTTATTGAAATGGATTTACCAATATTGGAAAAATACCTGACCGATAAAGCCTTAACTTTAGCAGATCCAACCAATATCACTTTGTTGCGTTACAGAATGGCCGCGGCCATGGATGAAAACCACCCAGTCTTTAACAAGCCACACTAAGTAAAAGATTAGTCCATAAAAAACTGAGTTTTCATATACAAAAACGCACCTATCAAGGTGCGTTTTTTATTTACGATTTCAATACGTGTTTCTGTATCACGTATTTCTGTATCAACATTAAGATTAACTTAAAACCGCCCTCTTAAAAAGTAACGTTTTGCTAACAAAAAGCCAAAGTAGGTAAACAGCAAAAACAGTATTGGCATTTTTTTCCATTCTGCATAAAACGTTAAACCTTCATAAGGTTGTACTTTACCGCGCAACACACCTTCTTCATAAGCAGGGATTTGCTGCTTAATATTGCCTTTAATATCGACTATGGCGGTATAACCAGTATTGGTACTTCGGGCAATTTCTCTACCAAGCTCTAAAGCACGCATTTGTACTTCTTGTAACTGCTGCGCGGGTTCAAAAGTACCTGCAAACCAGGCATCGTTACTAACTGTAATCAAATACTTAGCTTGTGGCAACTGCGCTGCCAACTCTTCCCCAAATGCCATTTCATAACAAATACTCAATCCAGCATCCTGACCACCTAAATTAATAGGTTTTTGATCGGATGGGCCGTGCGTGAAGGTTGCAAACGGAATATCAAACAAGCCACTGACAAACGCAAATGCACTCGTAAAAGGAAAGAATTCACTAAAAGGAACTAAATGTTTTTTGTAGTAGCGATCTTCTGGATTATGGACATTAATCAACGCATTATAATAATGTTCAGAATTGGCACCTCCAGCTATTACACCGACTAAAATATCGGTATTGAGAAGTTTTGCATCTTTAATAAAGCCTAGTAAAGCGCCCTTTTCAACCACATCATAATAGGCTGGAATGGCGGTTTCAGGCCAAACAACCACATCCGCATCCATATTTTGTTTAGTTAAACCAATATAAGTTTTTAAGGTTGGATAAAAAGCATTTGGCAGCCACTTTTCTTCTTGTGGAATATTACCCTGAATTAAAGCGACATCAATCGGTTTAGCTATTGGCTTAACCCACTCAACCTGTTGCAGTAAACCGCCCAGTGACCAAATCAAACACAAAGACATGCTTGCGGCCACCCAGCTCTTTTGTTTAAACAACCATAAAAGTAGGCCTGCTGATATGGCTACCGCCCAACTCACACCCCACACACCAAATACCGGGGCAAAGCCATCCAACCAAGTATGTAAATGCGTTGTACCGCTCAATAAGAATGGGAAGCCGCCAAAAATAGTAGAGCGAATTAATTCAATCAAAACCCAAACAGCAGGAAATAATAGGGTAAGAACCAGGCCTGGTCGATTTGGATTTTTAAAATAGTGGGCAAGCCAACCGCCAATGGCAACCGACAAAGATAAGAACAGAACAAAACCGGCCGTAAGAATGACCGCGAAAGGCAACGCAACACCAGAATAAAAATACATGCTTGAAAACAGCCAGCTAACACCTAAGCCAAACTGACCAAGTCCAAACCAGAGTCCGATTTTAGCAGCTTCAAAACGGCTTTTAGCATCTAGCCAAAGCATAAACAAACCCGCTATGGCCGCCAGCATAAGCGGAGACACCTCAAAAGGTGCAAAAGCAAACACACTCATTGCACCGAGTAACAAGGCTAAACCGTGTTTCTTAGCAGGCACAAAGACATTTTTTAGAAAGTTAAAAACCGATTTCAAAACAGTTCCCTTTGTTTAACTAACAAGTTTGACTAATGTTATTAAACTCTCTGTTCTTCTAACTCAAGAGCTTGTTCATCGGTAATTTCAATCACTTGATCATCAATCGGTTTAACTTCAAAAACTTCCGCTCTGCGCTCGGTGGCTTTTAAAACTCGAATGCACAAACCATGCGTTTCTAGAATCTCGCCAGCAATTGGTACATGCCCAAGTTCTGCACCAACAAAACCACCGATAGTTTCTGAATTTTCAGAATCAATATTAACCTGGAAAAACTCATTAAACTCTTCTAGGGCTGTTAAAGCTTGAACGGAAAATGCTCCCCCTGCACGCTTTTGAATATTTTCATCTTCTTCAACATCATGTTCGTCTTCAATATCACCAACAATCTGCTCTAAAACATCCTCAATAGTTACCAGGCCTGCTAACTCTGCATATTCATCAACCACCAAGGCTAAGTGATTACGGCTGGATTTAAATTCGCGTAGCAATACATTTAAACGCTTACTTTCAGGTATAAAAATCGCATCACGATAAATTTTTTGCAAGTCTTCTTTTGTATTCAACTCGCCTTTAACCACAGCTCTTAAAACATCCTTAGCTAACAAGATTCCCACAATTTCTTTATCTTGCATAACAGGATAGCGAGAGTGTGAACTCTCAAGCATGGTTTCTAAAATAGATTCTAAAGGTTCAGCCGCGTCAATAATTTCAATCTGTAAACGAGGAATCATTACATCACGTACACGTGCCTCAGAAACATCCAAGACACCTTCAATCATTAACAATGCATCTGCATCAATCAACCCTTGTGATTCTGCATCTTGTAAAACGGTTACTAGCTCTTCTCGACTCTCCGGTTCATCTGAAAATACTTTTCCAAGACGCTCTAACCACGAAGAGCCGCTACTACTGTCACTCATTTCTTTTTATTACCTTTATTATAAAATTCAGTTTTTAATACAACCTAGTCTTGGTGTGTATTTTATTGTTCAATTCATTGCTCACTATATGGATTGGCATAACCTAGGTTTTGCATAATCTCAATTTCGATGCCTTCCATCTCTTCGGCATCATCTTCCTCTATATGGTCATAGCCTTGTAAATGCAAGGTGCCGTGAATAATCATATGTGCCCAATGTGCTTCTAATGATTTATTTTGCTCTTGGGCTTCCTTGGCAACGATCTCTGCACATATCACCAAATCACCTAAATACGGAAGTTCCTCACCAATATCTACCAGGCCTGGTGGTTGCTCAAACTCAAACGATAAAACATTGGTTGGCTTATCTTTATCACGGTAATCAGCATTAAGTTGCTGACTTTCTTGCTGGTCTACAATGCGAATCGTCATCTCAACTGGCTCAAAACAACGTGGTTCAAGCACACTAGCATGCACCCATTTCTGGCACTGTTCCATGGTTGGAATAGCTTGCTCGTCGATTCCCCACTGCAAATCAATATCTATCATTTTAGTGCATCCCGTTTGTTGCTAACTTGAAGACTTGCCATGGTCTTTGCCATCTTTAATACGTTCTTGCTTGCGATCATATTTATCATAGGCTCTAACTATCTTTTTAACCAAAGCATGCCTAACCACATCCTGCGCTTGATAAAAGGTAAAGCCAATTCCTTCAACGCCATCTAACACTTCAATAACATGACGTAAACCTGATTTTTGATGTTTAGGTAAATCACACTGAGTAATATCACCGGTAATCACCGCCGTTGAAGCAAACCCTATTCGGGTTAAAAACATCTTCATCTGCTCTACTGTGGTGTTTTGAGCCTCATCTAAAATAATAAAAGAGTCATTCAAGGTTCTACCACGCATAAAGGCAAGAGGCGCAACTTCAATCACGTTTTTTTCCATTAAACGCTCTACCGTCTCAAAGCCCATCATTTCAAACAAGGCATCAAACAAAGGACGAAGATATGGATCC contains these protein-coding regions:
- the ybeY gene encoding rRNA maturation RNase YbeY, which translates into the protein MIDIDLQWGIDEQAIPTMEQCQKWVHASVLEPRCFEPVEMTIRIVDQQESQQLNADYRDKDKPTNVLSFEFEQPPGLVDIGEELPYLGDLVICAEIVAKEAQEQNKSLEAHWAHMIIHGTLHLQGYDHIEEDDAEEMEGIEIEIMQNLGYANPYSEQ
- the leuS gene encoding leucine--tRNA ligase; this translates as MSEVQYNPQQLEADIQKTWDENQTFVVTEDESKEKYYCLSMFPYPSGKLHMGHVRNYTIGDVISRFQRLQGKNVLQPMGWDAFGLPAENAAMQHDVAPAKWTYENIDYMREQLKSLGLGYDWTREVATCHPEYYRWEQWLFTKLMEKGLVYRKLSVVNWDPVDMTVLANEQVIDGKGWRSGAPVERKEIAQWFLRITDYAEELLEGLDKLDGWPEQVKTMQKNWIGKSTGLQISFPIEGQDGNLDVYTTRPDTLMGVTYLAVAADHPLSQKAAVNNEPLERFIEECSHVSTAEADMETMEKKGVDTGIRVAHPITGEIVPVWAANFVLMGYGTGAVMSVPAHDQRDYEFAKAYDLPIKAVIAPSADEMADVSEAAFTEKGILVNSGQFDGLKSKQALHEMAKVLGEKNLGEKQTNYRLRDWGISRQRYWGCPIPVIYCPACGALPVPEEQLPVKLPEDVVPDGSGSPLAKMDSFKNCECPQCGGRAKRETDTFDTFFESSWYHARYTSKDNSEAMLDERADYWAPVDQYIGGIEHAILHLLYARFFHKLMRDQGLVKSDEPFKNLLTQGMVLLDGTKMSKSKGNTVDPQGLIEKFGADTVRLFIMFAAPPEQSLEWSDKGVEGAYRFLNRVWRQVHSHLETGLVTSANSSEGLSKEAKAIRLKLHETLQKVTDDMGRRQTFNTAIAACMELMNELSKFDEESAEARGVMQEALEILVLMLSPMTPHMAQSLWESLGKTGLVVDATWPTVDESALVKSEIELMVQVNGKLRGKIEVAVDASKEVVLAAAKANEAVLKFIDGKELVKEIVVPGRLVNLVVKG
- the lnt gene encoding apolipoprotein N-acyltransferase is translated as MKSVFNFLKNVFVPAKKHGLALLLGAMSVFAFAPFEVSPLMLAAIAGLFMLWLDAKSRFEAAKIGLWFGLGQFGLGVSWLFSSMYFYSGVALPFAVILTAGFVLFLSLSVAIGGWLAHYFKNPNRPGLVLTLLFPAVWVLIELIRSTIFGGFPFLLSGTTHLHTWLDGFAPVFGVWGVSWAVAISAGLLLWLFKQKSWVAASMSLCLIWSLGGLLQQVEWVKPIAKPIDVALIQGNIPQEEKWLPNAFYPTLKTYIGLTKQNMDADVVVWPETAIPAYYDVVEKGALLGFIKDAKLLNTDILVGVIAGGANSEHYYNALINVHNPEDRYYKKHLVPFSEFFPFTSAFAFVSGLFDIPFATFTHGPSDQKPINLGGQDAGLSICYEMAFGEELAAQLPQAKYLITVSNDAWFAGTFEPAQQLQEVQMRALELGREIARSTNTGYTAIVDIKGNIKQQIPAYEEGVLRGKVQPYEGLTFYAEWKKMPILFLLFTYFGFLLAKRYFLRGRF
- a CDS encoding HlyC/CorC family transporter: MSDSSSGSSWLERLGKVFSDEPESREELVTVLQDAESQGLIDADALLMIEGVLDVSEARVRDVMIPRLQIEIIDAAEPLESILETMLESSHSRYPVMQDKEIVGILLAKDVLRAVVKGELNTKEDLQKIYRDAIFIPESKRLNVLLREFKSSRNHLALVVDEYAELAGLVTIEDVLEQIVGDIEDEHDVEEDENIQKRAGGAFSVQALTALEEFNEFFQVNIDSENSETIGGFVGAELGHVPIAGEILETHGLCIRVLKATERRAEVFEVKPIDDQVIEITDEQALELEEQRV
- a CDS encoding zinc ribbon-containing protein, which produces MSENKMLKAYRALLNHAKEFAVKAENKTWDTLGEGIEKAEQADHALAELSAQEFKQVQEDLRADLNQTAEYLAEVEQGVEEFIEMDLPILEKYLTDKALTLADPTNITLLRYRMAAAMDENHPVFNKPH